From the genome of Primulina eburnea isolate SZY01 chromosome 12, ASM2296580v1, whole genome shotgun sequence, one region includes:
- the LOC140807717 gene encoding methyl-CpG-binding domain-containing protein 2-like: MEQSPSASAKKVWESVLAYAVQCSSCLKWRLAPSKEKYEEIRETIEEHPFTCDIAGQWKPEISCATESDVKPLDQNWIWAMDKPNIPRTPKGWQRIIRARSGGGTKFADVYYVAPSNKRLRSMVELDRYLGEHPQFEQDGVTISQFSFNSPAPFEDKNVAKRRHRSSSGDISGIESAVERAAPEPMVDSQAETSANPMLAMVPYVNKD, encoded by the exons ATGGAACAAAGTCCAAGCGCCTCGGCAAAAAAGGTTTGGGAATCTGTCCTTGCATATGCAGTCCAGTGCAGCTCGTGCCTGAAGTGGAGGCTCGCCCCCTCGAAGGAAAAGTACGAGGAAATTAGAGAAACGATCGAGGAACATCCTTTCACATGTGATATAGCTGGGCAGTGGAAGCCTGAAATATCATGTGCAACCGAATCTGATGTCAAGCCATTGGATCAAAACTGGATATGGGCAATGGACAAGCCCAACATCCCTCGGACCCCTAAGGGCTGGCAACGCATTATAAGGGCTCGATCTGGAGGAGGCACCAAATTCGCTGATGT GTATTATGTAGCGCCATCCAACAAGAGACTGCGTTCGATGGTGGAACTTGATAG GTATCTTGGTGAGCATCCGCAATTTGAACAAGACGGAGTCACCATATCccaattttcttttaattccCCCGCACCATTTGAAGATAAAAATGTTGCAAAGAGGCGTCACCGTTCTTCTTCTGGGGACATAAGTGGGATAGAATCGGCAG TGGAACGTGCTGCACCAGAGCCAATGGTCGACTCCCAAGCAGAGACTTCGG